In Geobacter anodireducens, a genomic segment contains:
- a CDS encoding transglutaminase → MHMPRTLVRIIVVFLVTFLLQSTARAGDSRLSAPLLAKPPGGERWFGIFMGGERTGFGRQVITAVDDGYEMTVEGSVRMVVLGFSREAASREVYRVGRDLALRSFRVEQVLDGTPQRLEGETTPSGVKVWLERGGSRREKLLKTKGAVYPPPALNLYPLMKGAVAGRRYKVTMLDVEGVSLKSVAITVQGADTAAGGIQAVHMVNDLYPMVDNEVWVDRDGNTLRESVRDGLVETVAEDGDAGRRFLAEATLSRRDMILDFSLVRLNPPLERVRALKSLVINLEGIPREMSLPDGGGQSVRRLGDGRVQVTVEPVVPSATAGGDSAPAVDAAALAPWLAPTDLLPADHPEIVATARRVIGDEASARGRLAKLVTWVSSYVKDSVTDAPSPLDTLASRTGNCQSHARLFVSLARAAGIPARFVSGLVALDGKGLLYHSWAEVLVDGAWQQVDPTFDQVPADASHVKLVEGESPDRLAVIAAVVGRIRARVVEMK, encoded by the coding sequence ATGCATATGCCCCGTACCCTTGTCAGGATCATAGTCGTTTTTCTTGTCACGTTCCTTCTCCAGTCCACTGCCCGGGCCGGGGATTCCCGGCTGTCCGCGCCACTCCTGGCGAAGCCGCCCGGGGGCGAGCGGTGGTTCGGCATCTTCATGGGCGGTGAGCGGACCGGCTTCGGCCGGCAGGTGATAACCGCGGTGGACGACGGCTACGAGATGACGGTGGAGGGGAGCGTCAGGATGGTTGTCCTCGGCTTTTCGCGCGAGGCGGCTTCCCGCGAGGTCTATCGGGTGGGGCGTGACCTTGCCCTCCGCTCCTTCCGGGTGGAGCAGGTGCTCGACGGTACTCCCCAGCGGCTGGAAGGCGAAACGACGCCGTCGGGCGTGAAGGTATGGCTCGAACGGGGAGGCAGCCGGAGGGAGAAGCTCCTCAAGACCAAGGGGGCAGTATACCCGCCGCCGGCCCTGAACCTCTATCCGCTCATGAAAGGGGCCGTTGCGGGAAGGCGCTACAAGGTAACCATGCTCGATGTGGAAGGTGTTTCCCTGAAAAGCGTCGCCATCACCGTGCAGGGGGCGGATACTGCGGCAGGCGGGATACAGGCCGTCCACATGGTGAACGACCTCTACCCCATGGTCGACAATGAAGTCTGGGTGGACCGGGATGGGAACACCCTCCGCGAGTCGGTGCGTGACGGCCTGGTGGAGACCGTGGCCGAGGACGGCGACGCAGGGCGGCGATTCCTGGCCGAAGCCACCCTGTCCCGGCGTGACATGATCCTCGACTTCAGCCTCGTGCGGCTGAATCCTCCCCTCGAGCGGGTCCGGGCGCTCAAGAGTCTCGTGATCAATCTTGAGGGAATCCCCCGGGAGATGTCGCTGCCCGATGGGGGAGGGCAGAGCGTGCGGCGTCTGGGCGACGGACGCGTGCAGGTCACGGTGGAGCCGGTGGTGCCGTCCGCTACGGCGGGTGGAGACAGCGCACCTGCGGTTGATGCTGCTGCCCTGGCTCCCTGGCTGGCCCCTACCGATCTCCTGCCGGCGGATCATCCCGAGATCGTGGCCACGGCCCGGCGGGTGATCGGGGATGAGGCCTCCGCCCGAGGCCGGCTGGCAAAGCTGGTGACCTGGGTGAGCAGCTACGTGAAAGACAGTGTCACCGATGCCCCGTCTCCCCTCGACACGCTTGCCTCACGCACGGGCAACTGCCAGTCGCATGCCCGCCTTTTCGTCTCCCTGGCCCGTGCTGCGGGCATTCCGGCGCGGTTCGTGTCAGGACTCGTCGCCCTGGACGGAAAGGGCCTGCTCTATCACAGTTGGGCCGAGGTCCTTGTGGATGGCGCCTGGCAACAGGTGGACCCTACCTTTGACCAGGTGCCTGCCGATGCCTCCCATGTGAAGTTGGTGGAGGGGGAAAGCCCCGACCGGCTGGCGGTCATTGCCGCCGTGGTCGGCAGGATCAGGGCCCGGGTGGTTGAAATGAAGTAG
- a CDS encoding peptidase M16, with protein sequence MTAAAHRKTLPNGLRVVAVEMPHLHSTEIAVYVRVGGRDDSRATAGLAHFLEHMLFRGTAEHPTNLELEAAFEAIGGCVNAATDAESTSYYSRVHPDHVAEGLRLLAAMILTPTFPGIDIEKRIITEEALEDINDHGDDINPDNLSSSMLWPGHPLGMPTIGYLDTISAITEADLRGHMARYYVPTNAVVVAAGRVKADDVFGAVADAFGTWAGPAAPGRLPPPSDQDEPRNLFVKDADSQVNLQITFRGFSRPDPQLAATRLLRRVLAGGGCSRLHLNLRERLGIVYSVDAQVAAYDETGCFSIELSTAPENLLTAVEEVLEETRKLATEPVGAEELRRVRQGYFFDLAYSEDSTFEMQARYGWGELMGMVKGIDEERAEMGAVDEATLQAVAWRLFAPAALNLVAVGPVTAAAKRRVEQVLRRYAKEFPTSFQPPGP encoded by the coding sequence ATGACAGCAGCCGCCCACCGGAAAACCCTCCCCAACGGCCTGCGCGTGGTGGCGGTGGAAATGCCCCACCTTCACAGCACCGAGATCGCGGTCTACGTACGCGTCGGCGGACGCGACGACAGCCGTGCCACGGCCGGTCTCGCCCATTTCCTGGAGCACATGCTCTTCCGGGGCACCGCCGAGCACCCCACCAACCTGGAGCTGGAGGCCGCCTTCGAGGCTATCGGCGGCTGCGTCAATGCCGCGACCGACGCCGAATCCACCAGCTACTATTCCCGCGTCCACCCCGATCATGTGGCCGAAGGGCTGCGCCTGTTGGCAGCCATGATCCTCACGCCGACCTTTCCGGGCATTGATATCGAAAAGCGGATCATCACCGAGGAAGCCCTGGAAGACATCAACGACCACGGTGACGACATCAACCCCGACAACCTCTCCAGCAGCATGCTCTGGCCCGGCCACCCCCTCGGCATGCCGACCATCGGCTACCTGGACACCATCTCGGCCATCACCGAGGCCGACCTGAGGGGGCACATGGCCCGCTACTACGTGCCCACCAACGCGGTGGTCGTAGCAGCCGGACGGGTCAAGGCCGACGATGTCTTCGGAGCCGTCGCCGATGCCTTCGGCACCTGGGCGGGACCGGCGGCACCCGGCCGGCTGCCGCCCCCGTCGGACCAGGACGAACCCCGCAACCTCTTCGTGAAGGACGCAGACAGCCAGGTGAATCTGCAGATAACCTTTCGCGGATTCTCCCGCCCCGACCCGCAGTTGGCGGCAACCCGTCTCCTGCGGCGCGTTCTGGCGGGAGGTGGCTGCTCGCGCCTCCACCTGAACCTGCGGGAGCGGCTCGGCATCGTCTACTCCGTTGACGCCCAGGTTGCCGCCTACGACGAGACCGGCTGCTTTTCCATCGAGCTGTCCACTGCACCGGAAAATCTGCTCACTGCCGTGGAGGAGGTCCTTGAGGAAACCCGGAAACTGGCTACGGAGCCGGTTGGCGCGGAGGAACTCCGCCGGGTTCGGCAGGGATATTTCTTTGACCTCGCCTATAGCGAAGACTCAACCTTCGAGATGCAGGCGCGCTACGGGTGGGGCGAGCTGATGGGAATGGTCAAGGGAATCGACGAGGAGCGGGCCGAGATGGGGGCCGTGGACGAGGCCACCCTCCAGGCGGTCGCATGGCGGCTCTTTGCCCCGGCCGCCCTCAACCTCGTGGCCGTCGGGCCGGTCACCGCTGCTGCAAAGCGGCGGGTGGAGCAGGTGCTGCGACGCTACGCCAAGGAATTTCCTACTTCATTTCAACCACCCGGGCCCTGA